The following proteins are co-located in the Candidatus Woesearchaeota archaeon genome:
- a CDS encoding RNA-binding protein, which translates to MAEKLLCGTCKRRIANKEGSVIIKCPSCGKGDIVRCYHCREISAKYKCDQCGFEGPN; encoded by the coding sequence ATGGCTGAAAAATTATTATGCGGGACATGCAAGAGAAGAATTGCAAACAAAGAAGGCTCTGTTATCATCAAATGCCCCAGCTGCGGCAAAGGCGACATAGTGAGATGCTACCATTGCAGGGAGATCTCAGCAAAATACAAGTGCGACCAATGCGGTTTTGAAGGGCCAAATTAA
- a CDS encoding elongation factor 1-beta: MAVVYVTIKIMPESPDSDLSKIEESAKELIVKFGGNIAQAEHEPVAFGLKAVKIIFSMDEKKGSTDPLEDLLRNVDEVESVEVVDVRRGIG, translated from the coding sequence ATGGCAGTTGTCTATGTAACTATCAAAATAATGCCTGAAAGCCCTGATTCTGATTTAAGCAAAATAGAGGAATCTGCGAAAGAGCTTATTGTAAAATTCGGCGGCAATATTGCCCAAGCAGAGCATGAGCCTGTTGCTTTCGGGCTGAAGGCCGTGAAGATAATATTCTCCATGGATGAAAAGAAAGGCAGCACAGACCCGCTTGAAGACCTGTTAAGGAATGTTGATGAGGTTGAAAGCGTGGAAGTTGTAGATGTGAGAAGAGGAATTGGATGA
- a CDS encoding tRNA (guanine(10)-N(2))-dimethyltransferase: MNQTIQEGRAKIYIKEAEKISKQMPVFYNPVMKLNRDISVLLLNTIDKANFQIADPLAGSGIRSLRFLSELNEDKIKEISVNDYSKDFIRHFKNNLKLNKIKNKKIKITNEDANLFILNSSGFDYIDIDPFGTPNPFLDSAAKRLSREGILAVTATDTAPLCGTYPEACQRKYWAVPLRNELMHEIGLRILIRKIQLIAMQYDKALTPIFSYYKDHYFRVFLRCEKGTKEVDEIIRQHGMFENAGPLWIGPLWDEKLVDNMSKNSREESYSLLRIIKDESKINTIGFYNMSKIAERNRLKTIPKKQVIIEKIKKIGYKASETHFDPEGIKSDMILNELIKILK, from the coding sequence ATGAACCAAACAATCCAGGAAGGAAGAGCAAAAATATACATTAAAGAAGCTGAAAAGATCTCCAAACAAATGCCAGTCTTCTATAATCCAGTGATGAAGCTGAACAGGGACATCTCAGTTTTGCTGTTAAACACAATAGACAAAGCCAATTTCCAAATAGCAGATCCATTGGCTGGCTCCGGTATAAGGTCACTAAGATTTTTATCGGAGTTAAATGAAGATAAAATAAAAGAAATATCTGTGAATGATTATTCGAAGGATTTTATAAGGCATTTTAAAAACAATTTAAAATTAAATAAGATCAAGAATAAAAAAATAAAAATAACTAATGAAGACGCAAACCTGTTTATTTTGAATTCATCTGGATTTGATTATATTGATATTGACCCATTCGGAACGCCAAATCCTTTCCTTGATTCTGCTGCAAAAAGGCTTTCAAGAGAAGGCATATTGGCAGTTACAGCAACAGACACAGCTCCGTTATGCGGCACTTATCCGGAAGCATGCCAAAGAAAGTACTGGGCAGTTCCGTTAAGAAACGAGCTGATGCATGAAATCGGATTGAGGATATTGATCAGAAAAATACAGCTAATAGCCATGCAGTATGACAAGGCGCTGACTCCGATTTTTTCTTATTACAAAGACCATTACTTCAGGGTTTTTTTAAGGTGTGAGAAGGGAACAAAAGAGGTTGATGAAATCATAAGGCAGCACGGGATGTTTGAAAATGCCGGTCCATTATGGATTGGGCCATTATGGGATGAAAAATTAGTTGATAATATGTCCAAAAACAGCAGGGAAGAAAGCTACAGTCTGTTAAGAATCATCAAAGATGAGTCAAAAATAAATACAATCGGATTTTACAATATGTCCAAAATAGCTGAAAGAAATCGCTTGAAAACAATCCCTAAAAAGCAGGTCATAATTGAAAAGATAAAAAAGATCGGCTACAAGGCGTCAGAGACGCATTTCGATCCGGAAGGGATAAAATCAGACATGATATTAAATGAATTAATTAAAATTTTGAAATAA
- the infB gene encoding translation initiation factor IF-2, with protein sequence MAQIRSLICTIVGHVDHGKTSILDRIRGTAVAKGEAGGITQAIGASIIPIEVIKKICGNLLASLKLKITIPGLLFIDTPGHAAFTNLRKRGGNLADIAIVVIDINEGFKPQTIEAIEILRQYKTPFIIAANKIDVIGGWASDTSATIVSNISKQSEKVREEFDKKLYAIVSKIYEKFSLNAERFDRVEDYTKQIAIIPTSAVSGEGIPELLMVLTGLAQKFLEENLKFDASGDAKGTVLEVKEETGLGKTVDAIIYDGHLNIGDTIVIGGLEKPIIAKVKALLQPMPLAEMRDKKTKFLAVKEVFAATGVKISAPDIEDVVAGMPLRSAGKELEKAKEEVQKEVEEVMLETSKEGVVIKADSLGSLEALNKMLVEKGIKVQKASIGNINKKDIGDAESMFEKDPLQAVILGFNVEKESGIKSEKAKIIMGNIIYRLIEELENWQAEEKKKEETRELDLLVRPCKIQVLTGYVFRQSHPAIVGVEILVGKAKVDMPIMKADGKELSKIRSMQVEQENVTAAEKGKQIAMAFDNVTVGRQLFEGDVLYSSIPEGNFRKLKTLTRLLMQDELKVMKEIAEIKRKEDSMWGI encoded by the coding sequence ATGGCGCAGATCAGAAGCCTCATTTGCACAATAGTGGGGCATGTGGATCATGGAAAGACCTCAATTTTAGACAGAATTAGAGGCACTGCTGTTGCAAAAGGAGAGGCTGGCGGAATAACCCAAGCAATAGGAGCTTCAATTATTCCGATTGAGGTGATCAAAAAGATATGCGGCAATTTACTTGCATCATTGAAGCTAAAGATAACTATTCCCGGCTTATTGTTTATTGACACTCCTGGCCATGCTGCTTTCACAAACTTAAGGAAAAGAGGCGGAAATCTTGCAGATATCGCTATTGTTGTTATTGACATCAATGAGGGCTTTAAGCCGCAGACTATTGAGGCAATTGAGATCCTAAGGCAGTACAAGACGCCATTCATCATAGCTGCGAACAAGATTGATGTTATTGGCGGCTGGGCTTCTGACACTAGTGCAACTATTGTTTCCAACATTTCAAAGCAAAGCGAAAAAGTAAGGGAAGAGTTTGACAAAAAGCTTTATGCAATTGTTTCAAAGATTTATGAAAAATTCAGCCTGAATGCAGAAAGATTTGACAGGGTTGAAGACTATACAAAGCAGATTGCCATTATCCCGACATCTGCAGTAAGCGGAGAGGGAATTCCTGAATTGCTGATGGTTCTAACAGGATTGGCGCAGAAATTCTTAGAGGAAAATTTAAAGTTTGATGCTTCCGGAGATGCAAAAGGAACAGTTTTAGAAGTCAAGGAAGAAACCGGGTTGGGGAAAACAGTTGATGCAATAATCTATGACGGGCATTTAAACATAGGTGATACAATTGTAATCGGGGGCTTGGAAAAGCCAATCATAGCCAAAGTCAAGGCATTGCTGCAGCCAATGCCTCTTGCTGAAATGAGGGACAAAAAAACAAAGTTTCTTGCTGTAAAGGAAGTTTTTGCTGCAACCGGCGTTAAAATCTCTGCCCCCGATATTGAAGACGTTGTTGCCGGAATGCCCCTGAGAAGCGCAGGAAAGGAGCTTGAAAAAGCAAAAGAGGAAGTTCAGAAAGAAGTCGAGGAAGTGATGCTTGAAACATCAAAAGAAGGGGTTGTCATAAAAGCTGACAGCCTTGGCAGTTTGGAAGCTCTAAATAAAATGCTTGTTGAAAAAGGCATAAAAGTCCAAAAAGCCTCAATTGGCAATATAAACAAAAAAGACATCGGAGATGCAGAGTCAATGTTTGAGAAGGATCCTCTGCAGGCAGTTATTCTCGGCTTCAATGTTGAAAAAGAATCCGGCATTAAAAGCGAGAAAGCCAAAATAATTATGGGCAATATAATTTACAGGCTGATAGAAGAGCTTGAGAACTGGCAGGCAGAAGAAAAAAAGAAAGAGGAAACAAGGGAATTGGATCTATTAGTAAGGCCGTGCAAAATACAGGTTTTAACTGGTTATGTGTTCAGGCAGAGCCATCCTGCAATTGTCGGAGTGGAAATCTTAGTTGGCAAAGCAAAGGTTGACATGCCAATTATGAAAGCAGACGGAAAAGAGCTTTCAAAGATAAGAAGCATGCAGGTAGAGCAGGAAAACGTAACAGCAGCTGAAAAAGGAAAGCAGATTGCAATGGCATTCGATAATGTTACAGTCGGAAGGCAGCTGTTTGAAGGCGATGTTCTTTATTCCTCGATCCCGGAAGGCAATTTCAGGAAATTAAAGACACTGACAAGGCTTCTTATGCAGGATGAGCTTAAGGTGATGAAAGAGATCGCAGAGATCAAAAGAAAAGAAGATTCAATGTGGGGGATTTAA
- a CDS encoding DUF58 domain-containing protein → MIDLEFLKQLDRFSIIVNKRITSSFSGERKTPFRGKGLVFKDFTMYAPGEDIRTIDWRVYARTNKLFVKRYEEERNLVIHIVLDFSSSMKFGKQVKKAEYASMLGMGFAYLAMKNNEKFVLSTFSDKLELFRPRKGRRQLATIFSYLSEKDPKGLSKFEESLAKYKKLITSKSLVVIISDFLYNPEEIKNTLYRLKHHEIKLIQVLDPVEVDLNLEGDYKLKDSETGQLMQTYISPYLRKRYQGQLGEHNAKIEQACNDVRARFFSVSTDMKLFDAFFKVCVG, encoded by the coding sequence ATGATTGACCTCGAATTTCTTAAGCAGCTGGACCGTTTCAGCATAATTGTAAATAAAAGGATAACCTCTTCATTTTCCGGAGAGAGAAAAACCCCGTTCAGGGGCAAAGGGCTTGTTTTCAAGGATTTCACAATGTATGCTCCTGGCGAGGATATTAGGACAATTGACTGGAGAGTTTATGCCCGCACCAATAAATTATTTGTGAAGAGATATGAAGAAGAGCGCAATCTTGTTATCCACATTGTGCTTGACTTCAGCTCAAGCATGAAATTCGGGAAGCAGGTTAAGAAAGCAGAATATGCCTCAATGCTGGGCATGGGCTTTGCATATCTGGCAATGAAGAATAATGAAAAATTTGTTCTTTCAACTTTTTCTGATAAATTAGAGTTATTCAGGCCCAGGAAGGGAAGAAGGCAGCTTGCTACAATATTCAGTTACTTGTCCGAGAAAGATCCGAAAGGGCTTTCGAAATTCGAAGAGTCGCTTGCAAAATATAAAAAATTAATAACATCAAAATCGCTTGTTGTGATAATCTCTGATTTCCTGTATAATCCTGAGGAGATTAAAAACACCCTTTACAGGCTGAAGCATCATGAAATAAAGCTGATACAGGTGCTTGACCCGGTTGAAGTTGACCTGAATCTGGAAGGTGATTACAAATTAAAGGATTCTGAAACAGGGCAGCTTATGCAGACTTATATAAGCCCCTATCTCAGGAAAAGATACCAGGGGCAGTTAGGCGAGCATAATGCAAAGATCGAGCAGGCATGCAATGATGTAAGGGCAAGGTTCTTTTCTGTTTCAACAGACATGAAACTGTTTGATGCGTTCTTCAAGGTTTGTGTCGGGTAA
- a CDS encoding MoxR family ATPase, producing the protein MAFGLTVPALQNYVAGFGGCGINHNTYPLPEAQSDRFLLKIKVNYPTYDEELEIINKYTEVMRDRELKPVISKKMLLELQNITRQVPIANDIKKHIVDIVAESRKKKDLIEYGASPRASIGLVLAAKARALVEGRKYVSKDDVAAMMYPVLRHRIILSFDAERQNLSEDDVIKKLVK; encoded by the coding sequence ATGGCTTTTGGGCTGACAGTGCCTGCATTGCAAAACTATGTTGCCGGCTTTGGCGGCTGCGGAATAAACCACAATACATACCCTTTGCCAGAAGCGCAGAGCGACCGTTTCCTACTTAAAATAAAAGTGAATTATCCGACTTATGACGAAGAGCTTGAAATAATCAACAAATATACGGAAGTAATGCGAGATAGGGAGCTTAAGCCGGTTATCTCGAAAAAAATGCTTTTGGAGCTTCAAAATATAACGAGGCAGGTGCCTATTGCAAATGATATTAAAAAACACATAGTGGATATTGTGGCCGAAAGCAGGAAGAAAAAAGATCTTATAGAGTACGGCGCATCTCCCCGCGCATCCATCGGCCTGGTTCTTGCTGCCAAAGCCCGCGCTCTTGTAGAGGGAAGGAAATATGTCAGCAAGGATGACGTTGCTGCAATGATGTACCCGGTCTTAAGGCACAGGATAATACTCAGTTTTGATGCAGAGCGCCAGAACCTGTCAGAAGATGATGTAATCAAGAAGCTAGTCAAATGA